A genomic window from Candidatus Kouleothrix ribensis includes:
- a CDS encoding O-antigen ligase family protein, whose protein sequence is MTAAAQPGPIATRRLQPALLAGMSLALLLFYQGGALVPALLGLAIFGALALWRADLALLFVPLTVPLYMIPGALPGIRARGFDLPLHEAALLLAFVATAARWLWGRVARHAGSGAHGPAPAALLRQYAPHALFLLAGLLGVALAQARGPALIEFRRLIAEPLLFYALARWHGRATMRRLVAALVLAGALAGLLGLLQYAGLDLVPLLGRKQCFAPDGGVCANVIADGGVRRVLSVYGHPNNLGLFLERAWPLAAALALVGFRTRRQALRTGVVARRDGAWRFVLAACLSLAGIVVSFSRGAWLGTLAAAAVLAIGLAWPRAARDRARALRLAWLLGLGAAVLVLAGLSLSVRGDLRGGSTPVRLLLWREALGYIRLHPLGIGLDQFGIYHDPRSPLSLIDPALVGTSEQFAAHPHNLLLDIWLRLGPLGLLAFGWLIVRFLRAVLRYADQPLLLGAAAAMVAALAHGLVDSFYFFSDLAIVFWLLVALAEVLGSTP, encoded by the coding sequence ATGACGGCGGCGGCACAGCCTGGGCCAATCGCCACGCGGCGGCTGCAGCCCGCGCTGCTGGCCGGCATGAGTCTGGCGCTGCTGCTGTTCTACCAGGGCGGCGCACTCGTGCCCGCGCTGCTCGGCCTGGCGATCTTTGGCGCGCTGGCGCTGTGGCGGGCCGACCTGGCGCTGCTGTTTGTGCCGCTGACCGTGCCGCTGTACATGATCCCCGGCGCGCTGCCAGGCATTCGCGCGCGCGGCTTCGATCTGCCGCTGCACGAGGCCGCGCTGCTGCTGGCGTTCGTGGCCACTGCGGCACGCTGGCTGTGGGGCCGGGTGGCGCGGCACGCGGGTTCCGGCGCGCACGGCCCGGCGCCGGCCGCGCTGCTGCGCCAGTACGCGCCGCATGCGCTGTTCCTGCTGGCGGGCCTGCTCGGCGTGGCGTTGGCGCAGGCGCGTGGCCCGGCGCTGATCGAATTTCGCCGCCTGATCGCCGAGCCGCTGCTATTCTACGCGCTGGCGCGCTGGCACGGCCGCGCCACGATGCGCCGGCTGGTGGCTGCGCTGGTGCTGGCCGGCGCACTGGCCGGGCTGCTGGGCCTGCTCCAGTACGCCGGGCTCGACCTGGTGCCGCTGCTGGGCCGCAAGCAGTGCTTTGCCCCCGATGGTGGCGTATGTGCGAATGTGATCGCCGATGGCGGCGTGCGGCGCGTGCTGTCGGTGTATGGCCACCCGAACAACCTCGGGCTGTTTCTCGAGCGGGCCTGGCCGCTGGCGGCGGCGCTGGCGCTGGTTGGCTTTCGAACCAGGCGCCAGGCACTGAGAACTGGCGTTGTGGCGCGAAGAGATGGCGCCTGGCGCTTTGTTCTTGCTGCTTGCCTGAGCCTGGCCGGGATCGTCGTGTCGTTCTCGCGCGGGGCCTGGCTGGGCACGCTGGCGGCGGCGGCGGTGCTGGCGATCGGGCTGGCGTGGCCGCGGGCCGCGCGTGATCGTGCGCGCGCGCTGCGGCTGGCCTGGCTGCTTGGCCTTGGCGCCGCTGTGCTCGTGCTGGCCGGCCTGTCGCTGTCGGTGCGCGGCGATCTGCGCGGCGGCAGCACGCCGGTGCGGCTGCTGCTCTGGCGCGAGGCGCTAGGCTACATTCGGCTGCACCCGCTCGGCATCGGCCTCGATCAGTTTGGCATATACCACGACCCGCGCTCGCCGCTCAGCCTGATCGACCCGGCGCTGGTCGGCACCAGCGAGCAGTTCGCCGCGCACCCGCACAACCTGCTGCTCGACATCTGGCTGCGGCTCGGGCCGCTCGGCCTGCTCGCATTCGGCTGGCTGATCGTGCGCTTCCTGCGCGCGGTGCTGCGCTACGCCGATCAGCCGCTGCTGCTTGGCGCCGCCGCCGCAATGGTCGCCGCACTGGCACACGGGCTGGTCGATAGCTTCTACTTCTTCAGCGACCTGGCGATCGTGTTCTGGCTGCTGGTCGCGCTGGCCGAAGTGCTCGGCAGTACGCCCTGA
- a CDS encoding threonine aldolase, giving the protein MANLDPEQVFRRCTRFLAYHQRPPIGQVLRELADFAGPECEADRYGQGELIAGFERQIAELLGKPAAVFMPSGTMCQPIALRIWADQRGVRNVAFHPTCHLELHEHKAYQLLHGLHGVLVGSPYQLLTLADLAALRERLAALLIELPQREIGGQLPAWDDLVAQVAWARERGAAVHLDGARLWECQPFYQRPYAEIAALFDTVYVSFYKILGGIAGALLAGPADVIAEARVWQRRQGGNLVHLYPYVLAAQRGLAQHLDRVPLYCAKAGVLAATLAALPEIVVMPDPPQTNMMHLFIRGDRARLERAALELADATGVMLFRTLSPSQIPGFHKLELTVGEATLELADQEIAELFSGLLARAAAADAPVEAP; this is encoded by the coding sequence ATGGCGAACCTCGACCCTGAGCAGGTGTTTCGGCGCTGCACGCGCTTTTTGGCCTACCACCAGCGCCCGCCGATCGGCCAGGTGCTGCGTGAGCTGGCCGACTTCGCCGGCCCTGAGTGCGAGGCCGACCGCTACGGCCAGGGCGAGCTGATCGCCGGCTTCGAGCGCCAGATCGCTGAGCTGCTCGGCAAGCCGGCCGCCGTGTTTATGCCCAGCGGCACGATGTGCCAGCCGATCGCGCTGCGTATCTGGGCCGACCAGCGCGGTGTGCGTAATGTGGCCTTCCACCCGACCTGCCACCTCGAGCTGCACGAGCACAAGGCCTACCAGCTGCTGCATGGCCTGCACGGCGTGCTGGTTGGCTCGCCCTACCAGCTGCTGACGCTGGCCGACCTGGCGGCGCTGCGCGAGCGGCTGGCGGCGCTGCTGATCGAGCTGCCCCAGCGCGAGATCGGCGGTCAGCTGCCGGCCTGGGACGACCTGGTGGCGCAGGTGGCCTGGGCGCGCGAGCGCGGCGCTGCCGTCCACCTCGATGGCGCACGGCTCTGGGAGTGCCAGCCATTCTACCAACGGCCCTACGCCGAGATCGCCGCGCTGTTCGACACCGTGTACGTCTCGTTCTACAAGATCCTGGGCGGCATCGCCGGCGCGCTGCTGGCTGGCCCTGCAGACGTGATCGCCGAGGCTCGCGTCTGGCAGCGCCGCCAGGGGGGCAACCTGGTACACCTCTACCCGTACGTGCTGGCGGCCCAGCGTGGCCTGGCCCAGCACCTCGATCGGGTGCCGCTCTACTGCGCGAAGGCCGGCGTGCTCGCCGCGACCCTGGCCGCGCTGCCCGAGATTGTCGTGATGCCCGACCCGCCGCAGACCAACATGATGCACCTGTTTATTCGTGGCGACCGCGCCCGACTCGAGCGGGCCGCGCTCGAGCTGGCCGATGCCACTGGCGTGATGCTGTTCCGCACGCTGTCGCCCAGCCAGATCCCCGGCTTCCACAAGCTCGAGCTGACGGTCGGCGAGGCGACGTTAGAGCTGGCCGACCAGGAGATCGCCGAGCTGTTTAGCGGCCTGCTGGCGCGCGCGGCCGCCGCCGATGCGCCGGTGGAGGCGCCATGA
- a CDS encoding Zn-dependent hydrolase, whose product MTTPAEIPALLQPQRTIDELKELRALTGDAEGAQRVAFTDTWLAARAWMREKLAQLPVQVEIDAAGNQWATLPGASDKALLIGGHIDSVPNGGWLDGCLNVLAGLEVLRRLAATGTPPVTVRLVDWADEEGARFGRSLFGSSAASGNFDPEDLAELKDKAGISLPDALTRVGIDLYAARRASEQLTNAAAYLELHIEQGPVLESLELPLGVVLGTFGVERHRIIWKGQAAHSGSTPMDKRRDALAGAAKLALEIREIARRAGSGAVCTSGGVVCRPGIVTSVVETAEQLLDQRHLDADTLARMLQEAKDASARFAKEEKIDVTWERIWNIEPIPFHPELIELCDQAIRETCGSSHRLPSGPLHDAAEVCRAGVPTIMLFVQSLRGISHNKIEDTKEEHIAMSVAALDRLASKTIDWIVAGTK is encoded by the coding sequence ATGACCACACCGGCCGAGATACCCGCGTTGCTCCAGCCGCAGCGCACGATCGACGAACTCAAGGAGCTACGCGCGCTCACCGGCGACGCCGAGGGCGCGCAGCGCGTGGCCTTCACCGACACCTGGCTGGCGGCGCGCGCCTGGATGCGCGAGAAGCTCGCGCAGCTGCCGGTGCAGGTCGAGATCGACGCAGCCGGCAACCAGTGGGCCACGCTGCCCGGCGCCTCCGACAAAGCCCTGCTGATCGGCGGGCATATCGACTCGGTGCCGAACGGCGGCTGGCTCGATGGCTGCCTGAACGTGCTGGCCGGCCTCGAGGTGCTGCGCCGGCTCGCCGCTACGGGCACGCCGCCCGTGACGGTGCGGCTGGTCGATTGGGCCGACGAAGAGGGCGCGCGGTTTGGCCGCAGCCTGTTCGGATCGAGCGCGGCATCGGGCAATTTCGACCCAGAAGACCTGGCCGAGCTGAAGGATAAAGCCGGCATAAGCCTGCCCGATGCGCTCACGCGCGTCGGCATCGACTTGTACGCCGCCAGGCGGGCCAGCGAGCAGCTGACCAACGCGGCGGCCTACCTCGAGCTGCACATCGAGCAAGGCCCCGTGCTCGAGAGCCTGGAGCTGCCGCTGGGCGTGGTGCTGGGCACCTTCGGCGTCGAGCGCCACCGGATCATCTGGAAGGGCCAGGCCGCACATTCTGGCTCGACCCCGATGGATAAGCGCCGCGACGCGCTGGCCGGCGCTGCCAAGCTGGCACTCGAGATCCGCGAGATCGCCCGGCGCGCCGGTAGTGGCGCCGTGTGTACCAGCGGCGGCGTGGTGTGCCGGCCCGGCATCGTCACCTCGGTTGTCGAAACCGCTGAGCAGTTGCTCGACCAGCGCCACCTCGATGCCGACACACTGGCGCGCATGCTGCAGGAGGCCAAAGACGCCAGTGCGCGCTTCGCCAAAGAAGAAAAGATCGACGTGACATGGGAGCGGATCTGGAACATCGAGCCGATCCCGTTTCACCCCGAGCTGATCGAGCTGTGCGACCAGGCCATCCGCGAAACATGCGGCAGCTCGCACCGGCTGCCGAGCGGCCCGCTGCACGACGCCGCCGAGGTCTGCCGCGCAGGCGTGCCGACGATCATGCTGTTTGTGCAGAGCCTGCGCGGCATCTCGCACAACAAGATCGAAGATACCAAAGAGGAGCATATCGCGATGTCGGTGGCCGCGCTCGACCGGCTGGCCAGCAAGACGATCGACTGGATCGTGGCTGGCACCAAGTAA
- a CDS encoding GNAT family N-acetyltransferase: MTVLETARLRLRQFTPADAAFVLELLNEPAWLRFIGNRNVYTLDDARAYIANGPRAMFARYGFGLLVAERKADGTALGMCGLIQRDTLPAPDLGYAFLPRHWGQGYAREAAAAMLSHGHQALGLPRILAITAPDNTSSIRLLEELGMRFVEQIPYTDDEVSLVFEHWSEAQAAESIGAA, translated from the coding sequence CTGACCGTACTCGAAACCGCGCGGTTGCGCCTGCGGCAGTTCACACCTGCCGACGCGGCGTTTGTGCTCGAGCTGCTGAACGAGCCTGCGTGGCTGCGGTTTATCGGCAACCGCAACGTGTACACGCTCGACGACGCGCGCGCGTATATCGCGAACGGCCCGCGCGCCATGTTCGCGCGCTACGGCTTCGGCTTGCTGGTGGCCGAGCGCAAGGCCGATGGCACGGCGCTGGGGATGTGCGGCCTGATCCAGCGCGACACGCTGCCGGCGCCCGATCTTGGCTATGCCTTCCTGCCGCGCCACTGGGGCCAGGGCTACGCCCGCGAAGCTGCCGCTGCCATGCTGAGCCACGGCCACCAGGCGCTGGGGCTGCCGCGCATCCTGGCGATCACCGCGCCCGATAACACCAGCTCGATCAGGCTGCTGGAAGAGCTGGGCATGCGCTTCGTCGAGCAGATCCCCTACACCGACGACGAGGTGTCGCTTGTGTTCGAGCACTGGAGCGAGGCGCAGGCGGCAGAATCGATCGGGGCGGCCTAA
- a CDS encoding XdhC family protein produces the protein MHDVLPAIAQWRARGEKIAIATVVKTLGSAPRGVGAKMAVSATGSMAGSVSGGCIEGAVFEACQQAIVTGQARLLHFGVADDDAWDVGLACGGTIDVFVEPLAE, from the coding sequence ATGCACGATGTGCTGCCCGCAATCGCACAGTGGCGCGCGCGCGGCGAGAAGATCGCCATTGCCACGGTCGTCAAGACGCTTGGATCAGCGCCGCGCGGCGTCGGCGCGAAGATGGCTGTGTCGGCCACCGGCAGCATGGCCGGCTCGGTCAGCGGCGGCTGCATCGAGGGCGCCGTGTTCGAGGCCTGCCAGCAGGCGATTGTCACCGGCCAGGCACGCCTGCTGCACTTCGGCGTGGCCGACGACGACGCCTGGGATGTTGGGCTGGCCTGTGGCGGCACGATCGACGTATTCGTCGAGCCGCTCGCCGAGTAG
- a CDS encoding XdhC family protein, which produces MTLYETLSAALAAEQPVVVATIVSGAGQVGAKLLARPDGSTLGALGAGLPEPAIVADMLAMLARAESGTRSYAGPAGEVVIFVESYPPPPTLFIVGAVHIAIPLVTFARVLGFRTVVVDARGAFATPERFAHADELLTAWPDEALAGRLNSNSFVVLLTHDPKLDDPALMVALPSPARYVGALGSPKTHAKRLARMASQGMPAAQLARLHAPIGLKIGGNTPEEIAVSIIAEIVAARHGLTGKQ; this is translated from the coding sequence ATGACGCTCTACGAAACGCTCAGCGCCGCGCTCGCCGCCGAGCAGCCGGTCGTGGTCGCCACGATTGTGAGCGGCGCCGGCCAGGTCGGTGCCAAGCTGCTGGCCCGGCCCGACGGCTCGACGCTCGGGGCGCTCGGGGCCGGCCTGCCCGAGCCGGCGATCGTGGCCGATATGCTGGCTATGCTCGCGCGCGCCGAGAGCGGCACACGCAGCTATGCCGGCCCGGCCGGCGAGGTCGTGATCTTCGTCGAAAGCTACCCGCCCCCGCCGACGCTGTTCATCGTCGGGGCGGTGCATATCGCCATCCCGCTGGTCACATTCGCCAGGGTACTCGGTTTCCGCACGGTGGTGGTCGACGCGCGTGGCGCGTTCGCCACACCCGAGCGCTTCGCCCACGCCGACGAGCTGCTGACTGCCTGGCCCGACGAGGCCCTGGCCGGCCGCCTGAACAGCAACAGCTTCGTGGTGCTGCTCACACACGATCCCAAGCTCGACGACCCGGCGCTCATGGTGGCGCTGCCCAGCCCGGCGCGCTATGTCGGCGCGCTCGGCAGCCCGAAAACCCACGCCAAGCGGCTCGCCCGCATGGCCAGCCAGGGCATGCCCGCCGCGCAGCTGGCCCGCCTGCACGCGCCGATCGGCCTGAAGATCGGCGGCAACACGCCCGAGGAGATCGCCGTCAGCATTATTGCCGAGATCGTCGCGGCCAGGCACGGCCTGACGGGTAAGCAGTAG
- a CDS encoding nucleotidyltransferase family protein → MRGWPDFKAINVSYRPEDLAAARLYASVGFVVTGELRDGELVAEHRPPRAGAAPRVAALVLAAGASERMGRPKQLLDWGGQPLVRVAAMAALSAGLYPVLAVVGSAGAEVAAALAGLPLQIVANPDYATGQSSSLRMGITALPPKCLAVLVLLSDQPFVTPAIVAQLAEAWRTSGSPIVAPVYAGQRGNPVLFDRSMFAELLAIDGDQGARALLAANPARVHLVPFDDDRPLADIDTPGDYERLSGY, encoded by the coding sequence ATGCGCGGCTGGCCCGATTTCAAGGCCATCAACGTCAGCTACCGGCCCGAAGATCTGGCGGCGGCCCGGCTGTACGCCAGCGTTGGTTTCGTCGTCACCGGCGAGCTGCGCGACGGCGAGCTGGTGGCCGAGCACCGCCCACCCCGCGCGGGCGCTGCGCCGCGGGTCGCCGCGCTGGTGCTGGCTGCCGGCGCGTCGGAGCGGATGGGCCGGCCCAAGCAGCTGCTCGACTGGGGCGGGCAGCCGCTGGTGCGCGTGGCGGCCATGGCCGCGCTATCGGCCGGGCTCTACCCGGTGTTGGCGGTGGTCGGCAGCGCCGGGGCCGAGGTGGCCGCCGCATTGGCCGGCCTGCCGCTCCAGATTGTCGCCAACCCCGACTACGCCACCGGCCAGAGCAGCTCGCTGCGCATGGGTATCACTGCGCTGCCGCCCAAATGCCTGGCCGTGCTGGTGCTGCTCAGCGATCAGCCCTTCGTCACACCTGCGATCGTCGCGCAGCTGGCCGAAGCCTGGCGCACCAGCGGCAGCCCGATCGTCGCGCCCGTGTACGCCGGCCAACGTGGTAACCCGGTGCTGTTCGACCGATCGATGTTCGCCGAGCTGCTGGCGATCGATGGCGACCAGGGCGCGCGCGCGCTGCTGGCCGCAAACCCGGCCCGTGTCCACCTGGTGCCATTCGACGACGATCGGCCGCTGGCCGATATCGACACGCCCGGCGATTACGAACGCTTATCGGGCTACTAG
- a CDS encoding molybdopterin-binding protein: protein MYQATLPLERALGHILRHNLADERGRKAFAKGHRVDTADLPRLRALGVDYVRVAVLEPGDVHEDEAARRLAAAVCGQGVAASAPAASRVNLLAEADGVVQIDAARLLQINQIEGLTIATMPTHALVRARKRLATIKIIPFAVEEAALRQAEAISQSSGPIVSVAALRPTPVGVVLVGSAAARTRIERGVLPALAERIAALGSSVAGTLYVAPDETLIAAALGRLQRLGARLLIVAGETSIMDRDDVTPQGIRLAGGWVEHYGAPVEPGNLLLLAYLPGSTLVPVLGAPGCVRSRDTNIVDLLLPRLLAGEQIRSQAIVALGHGGLLS, encoded by the coding sequence ATGTACCAGGCAACACTACCGCTCGAGCGGGCGCTCGGCCACATTCTACGTCACAACCTGGCCGACGAGCGCGGGCGCAAGGCTTTTGCGAAAGGCCACCGCGTTGATACGGCCGACCTGCCGCGCCTGCGGGCGCTTGGCGTGGATTACGTGCGCGTGGCTGTGCTCGAGCCTGGCGATGTTCACGAAGACGAAGCCGCGCGGCGGCTGGCTGCGGCCGTGTGCGGCCAGGGTGTCGCGGCATCCGCCCCGGCGGCCAGCCGGGTCAACCTGCTGGCCGAGGCCGACGGCGTGGTACAGATCGATGCCGCCCGGCTGCTCCAGATCAACCAGATTGAAGGGCTGACGATCGCCACAATGCCCACACACGCGCTGGTGCGCGCGCGCAAGCGCCTGGCCACCATCAAGATCATCCCATTCGCAGTGGAAGAGGCCGCGCTGCGCCAGGCCGAGGCGATCAGCCAGTCGAGCGGGCCAATCGTGTCGGTCGCGGCGCTGCGCCCAACCCCGGTGGGCGTCGTGCTGGTCGGCAGCGCAGCGGCGCGCACGCGGATCGAGCGCGGCGTGCTGCCCGCGCTGGCCGAGCGCATCGCCGCGCTGGGATCGTCGGTGGCGGGCACGCTGTATGTCGCGCCCGACGAGACCCTGATCGCCGCTGCGCTCGGCCGGCTTCAGCGGCTCGGCGCCCGGCTGCTGATCGTCGCGGGCGAAACGTCGATCATGGATCGCGACGACGTGACGCCGCAGGGTATCCGCCTGGCCGGCGGCTGGGTCGAGCACTACGGCGCACCAGTCGAGCCAGGCAACTTGCTGCTGCTGGCCTACCTGCCAGGCAGCACGCTCGTGCCGGTGCTGGGCGCGCCCGGCTGCGTGCGCTCGCGCGACACAAATATCGTCGATCTGTTACTGCCGCGGCTGCTGGCCGGCGAGCAGATCCGTAGCCAGGCGATCGTCGCGCTTGGCCACGGCGGGCTGCTGAGCTGA
- a CDS encoding ATP-dependent Clp protease proteolytic subunit: protein MPSVRVPTIVERTPRGERAWDLFSRLLQERVIMLGTPIDEDVSVAIVAQLLFLQHSDPERDIWFYINSPGGSVRDGLAIYDTMHLIAPDVNTVCIGMAGSMATVLLAGGAKGKRYALPNATVHFHPASAGMEGSAPDIERAVNELLRLQRLGSELIGQATGKPPAQIEEDFSRDRFMTAAEALEYGFIDHILDRSVG, encoded by the coding sequence ATGCCTTCTGTCAGGGTCCCAACGATTGTCGAACGAACGCCGCGCGGCGAACGCGCATGGGACCTATTCTCGCGGCTGCTGCAAGAGCGTGTGATCATGCTCGGCACACCGATCGACGAAGATGTGTCCGTCGCAATCGTTGCGCAGCTGCTGTTTCTGCAACATAGCGACCCCGAGCGCGATATCTGGTTCTATATCAACAGCCCCGGCGGCAGTGTGCGCGATGGACTGGCGATCTACGATACTATGCACCTGATCGCCCCCGATGTGAATACCGTGTGCATCGGCATGGCCGGCAGTATGGCCACGGTGCTGCTGGCGGGCGGGGCCAAAGGCAAGCGCTATGCGCTGCCCAACGCAACAGTCCATTTCCACCCGGCCTCGGCCGGCATGGAAGGCTCGGCGCCAGATATCGAGCGGGCGGTGAACGAGCTGCTGCGGCTGCAGCGCCTGGGCAGCGAGCTGATCGGCCAGGCCACCGGCAAGCCCCCCGCGCAGATCGAAGAAGACTTCAGCCGTGATCGGTTTATGACTGCGGCCGAGGCGCTCGAGTATGGTTTTATCGACCACATCCTCGATCGTTCGGTCGGCTAA
- a CDS encoding alpha/beta fold hydrolase: MMIASFVRALGFWLAAIELVVGQNRWWGLSWLGRGAQRALLALPLAAPLGMPGGRARRRLAFGLAAPVALVLQLLLSSLRNRSRDPRSRLRAGEHADRRVDDLRIPLGDQYLPGILVAPPAGALAAVCVLHGSGDHKAAYTWWMVDALLARGLAVLLVDLDGHGANPRVQQFPDILDDVSAAVGWLRARYARVGLLGLSLGGCVAARAAAEGAALDALVLMEAPPILQYTRADMRREALRLLHWPALAVFEDSTPLQLIDTWSTAPIRAAISTWDLIAALDLLGSLARLRGPLLLVYGGSDAIVKPGQAEQVRAAAPPQAEFQLVPGASHLTLFLRRDVQARVAEWFARQLGAASAPLQSRSP; this comes from the coding sequence ATGATGATCGCAAGCTTTGTACGCGCGCTCGGGTTCTGGCTGGCGGCGATCGAGCTAGTGGTTGGCCAAAACCGCTGGTGGGGCCTCTCGTGGCTGGGGCGCGGTGCGCAGCGCGCGCTGCTGGCGCTGCCGCTGGCTGCGCCACTGGGCATGCCGGGCGGGCGAGCACGCCGCAGGCTGGCCTTCGGGCTGGCCGCGCCAGTCGCGCTGGTGTTGCAGCTGCTGCTGAGCAGCCTGCGCAACCGCTCGCGCGACCCACGCAGCCGCCTGCGCGCTGGCGAACACGCCGACCGCCGGGTGGACGATCTGCGCATCCCCCTGGGCGATCAGTACCTGCCGGGCATCCTGGTGGCGCCACCGGCCGGCGCGCTGGCGGCGGTGTGCGTGCTGCACGGCTCGGGCGATCACAAAGCCGCCTACACCTGGTGGATGGTCGATGCGCTGCTGGCGCGCGGGCTGGCGGTGCTGCTGGTCGATCTCGATGGGCATGGCGCGAACCCACGCGTCCAGCAGTTCCCCGATATTCTTGACGACGTGAGCGCGGCGGTGGGCTGGCTGCGCGCGCGCTACGCGCGGGTGGGCCTGCTGGGCCTGAGCCTGGGGGGCTGTGTCGCCGCGCGCGCCGCCGCCGAAGGCGCAGCGCTCGACGCGCTGGTGTTGATGGAGGCCCCGCCGATCTTGCAGTATACGCGCGCCGACATGCGCCGCGAGGCGCTGCGGCTGCTGCACTGGCCGGCGCTGGCGGTCTTCGAGGATAGTACGCCGCTCCAGCTGATCGACACCTGGTCGACGGCGCCGATCCGCGCGGCGATTAGCACCTGGGATTTGATCGCGGCGCTTGATCTGCTTGGCAGCCTGGCGCGCCTGCGTGGGCCGCTGCTGCTCGTGTATGGCGGCAGCGATGCGATCGTCAAGCCCGGCCAGGCCGAGCAGGTGCGTGCGGCCGCCCCGCCGCAGGCCGAGTTTCAGCTTGTGCCAGGCGCCAGCCACCTGACGCTATTCTTGCGGCGCGATGTGCAGGCGCGCGTGGCCGAGTGGTTCGCGCGGCAGCTCGGCGCTGCATCCGCGCCGCTGCAATCCCGTTCGCCTTAG
- a CDS encoding enoyl-ACP reductase, producing the protein MGLLDGKKGLIMGVANDHSIAWGIAQALHAEGADLGFTYVGEALERRVRPLATSLGARLIEPCDVQDDATIDALIGRVREVYGSLDILIHAIGFANKEELSGPYLNTTRAGFRLALEVSAYSLTAVVKAAQPLLNPGASIVTLTYHGSQQVAQNYNVMGVAKAALEASVRYLANDLGPSGIRVNAISAGPIRTLAAAGIAGFRTMHKQFASVAPLRRNITSEDVGKAALWLCSDWASGVTSETIYVDAGFHNIGVMLPE; encoded by the coding sequence ATGGGCCTGCTCGACGGCAAAAAAGGCCTGATCATGGGCGTGGCGAACGATCACTCGATCGCCTGGGGCATCGCGCAGGCGCTGCATGCCGAGGGCGCCGATCTCGGCTTCACATATGTCGGCGAGGCGCTCGAGCGCCGGGTGCGGCCGCTCGCCACGAGCCTGGGCGCGCGGCTGATCGAGCCGTGCGATGTGCAAGACGACGCGACGATCGATGCGCTGATCGGCCGGGTGCGCGAGGTGTACGGCTCACTCGACATCCTGATCCACGCGATTGGCTTCGCCAATAAGGAAGAGCTGAGCGGCCCGTATCTGAACACCACGCGCGCCGGCTTTCGGCTGGCGCTGGAGGTGAGCGCCTACTCGCTCACTGCGGTGGTGAAGGCCGCACAGCCGCTACTGAACCCCGGCGCGTCGATCGTGACGCTCACCTACCACGGCTCGCAGCAGGTGGCGCAGAATTATAATGTGATGGGCGTGGCCAAGGCCGCGCTCGAGGCCAGCGTGCGCTACCTGGCCAACGACCTGGGGCCAAGCGGTATTCGCGTCAATGCGATCAGCGCCGGGCCGATCCGCACGCTGGCGGCCGCCGGCATCGCCGGCTTCCGCACCATGCATAAGCAGTTCGCCAGCGTGGCGCCGCTGCGGCGCAATATCACGTCTGAGGATGTGGGCAAAGCGGCGCTGTGGCTGTGTAGCGATTGGGCCAGCGGCGTAACCAGCGAGACGATCTACGTCGATGCTGGGTTCCACAACATTGGCGTGATGCTGCCGGAATAA